GGGAAGGAAGGGATCCCACTGTGGTGTTGGGATCAAAAGGCAGCTGATTGGGACATTTAAACTGGATGTCAGTCCTGAATGGGGTGATGGGAAGCCAGTCATTCTTTTCAATGGGTGGATAGGCATTGGCAAAAGCAAGAATGAGAATGGAAGACATGGAGCAGAGCTTCATTTGAGAGTTAAACTAGATCCTGATCCAAGATATGTTTTTCAGTTCCAAGATGTTACTAGATCAAGCCCCCAAGTCGTCCAGCTTCGAGGCTCAATCAAGCAGCCGATCTTCAGTTGTAAATTTAGTCGAGACAGGTGATGCAATCTTTCTtctgttaaatttttttgtatttctgcAATATAGCATTGCCTTTATTGAACACTGCTTTGCTTTTCTTCACGTGGGACTCAATCTTTGACggttgaaataaattaataggGTATCCCAGGCGGATTCCTTGAGCAACTATTGGTCAGGTCTTGGTGATGGCTCCGATCTCGAGGTCGAgcgaagagaaagaaaaggctGGAAGGTGAAGATACATGATCTTTCTGGCTCGGCTGTTGCAGCAGCCTTCATAACTACTCCCTTTGTGCCATCAACAGGTTGCGATTGGGTTGCCAGGTCAAACCCCGGGTCCTGGCTGATTGTTCGTCCTGATGTTTGCATACCTGAAAGTTGGCAGCCATGGGGAAAGCTCGAGGCGTGGCGCGAGCGTGGGATTAGAGACACTGTCTGCTGTCGCTTTCACCTTCTCTCTGAAGCCCAAGAGGGAGGTGAACTTCTCATGTCTGAGATCCATATCAATGCCGAGAAAGGCGGGGAATTCTTTATAGACACCGACAAGCAATTGCGAGCAGCAACAAGTCCAATACCGAGTCCACAGAGCAGCGGAGACTTTGCAGCATTAGGCCAAGTGGTTGGAGGCTTTGTCATGAGTTGCAGAGTACAAGGGGAAGGAAGAAGCAGTAAACCAACGGTTCAACTCGCAATGCGACACGTGACATGTATAGAAGATGCTGCCATTTTCATGGCGCTTGCAGCTGCAGTTGATCTCAGCATTGAAGCATGTAGGCCGTTCCGAAGGAAGATTAGGAGAACGCCTCGGCATTCATagggagaaaagggaaaggaaaaggaaaaaggcaaagaaaaaaaaaagaactgtTTAAGGTAAAGTTGATGTGTAAGAAATATAAACAAAGATGGGGATACATTTGTATGAATTTATATCTTAAGGCTATAAAATTTGGCATTTTGTACAGCAAAAGGTGATGTCCCTTGCATCTTATCTTACCTTCTAGGCTCCATCATATTCTTTGTTTATCTTTGTAGACCCAATTTAATTACCTTATTCTTTTCACTTCCCAGAGCATAAGATTGTTTGGAGGGAAGGAAAGTAAGGAAAAAGCAAcgaaacaataaaaaagaagcaaaatgCCACTCTTTCATCTTGGTCGTCACTGGAAATTCactaaatacatataaaaataacaataacaataacaatatttgTTGTAGATGGCAAAAACTCAGACAAAGAGGTAGAATATTTTACCCTAGGTGATGCGTACGACCTCTTATTGATAGTGGGGTGGACTTAGGGTTTTGAATTCAAAAGGGGTTAAAGAATGCAAATTCAGGCTGGTCAAGGAGTTTTTGATGGTGGCTTATGAGACATATAAGCTTTTTGGGATGGGAAAGCGCACATTGTGACCTCCAAAGCCTCCAAGGTCAAGGTGGGCAAGTTCAGGTTTTTGGTCCAACGCCCcctttttcttattccatCAGATCGTTTCCTACCTTCCTCTTATACTTACATGACTGACATCGTTTCAATTATACCTTCAACAATCTATCTCTTGAGCTCATGGTTCTTTATTCAAAAGTAGTCGGTAACAATTAGATggtattaatttgttttaaaatatagaaagaaaaacttcaatttttttgtatgacTTAGTTATCAAATGACATATGGAGAACACTCTTGTTCTACAAAGAAAAGCTCGAGTTCAACTCACCAAAAACCACCTAATCCTCAGGGtcatgtttcttttaaattacattaagTTCTTGAATTCAACAAACTTCTTGAGTTTTGTTTGGTTATCTACTCTTATGTTAATGGGATTAGTTGTATTTGGactatattattttcaattgaCCATTCATCCCCTGTAATTTAAACActgcttttaaatttcttgGAAGATGTTGAAGTTATAtaatgaatgaagaaattatgTTCTAATTTAACCCCCAGAAAAATgtggaaattaaataataatatccaTGCCAACTTTGGCTTAATCACTATACTTCTTAATAATTGTGATTAAGTGATGTAAGTTACACGTGTACTGCATCCAATGTCATGATGAAACTCACCTAACTCAACAATAATgagttatcttttttaaaaaataataacaatatccAAGAATTATAATATCTCAAAGTGAATCCTAATTATAGGTTACCAAATTTATACTATCAATTTCACattgtattatataatagGGACCATAGGCTAGAGGGATTGAAATCATTCCTTTAGAAAgtttatttcacttttttcttgtGCAACAAAAAATTCCACTAGGCCTACCCATGCTCATTGACTTctgattaataattaatattacatttattttagttacCAAACTCTCATATTAATCATCATTAACGCTTACGTAGAACAGAAGAAGAGTTTAGTCTTACACTTGGGTGATAGTAATGAAgaacagaagaagaaactctTTCCAAAGTATAACCATAACATCCAAAAACCAAACATTGAAAACTAATACTGTAATAAAGCAATAGTTTGAATTATAACTTCTGAAAACAATCAGGCGGTGACAGACCCACTACACAATTCCTCTATTGGCTTTAGGAAACTTTCAACATCGTTGATTGTACTCCGAGCATCGTCGAACTCTGGACCTTTCTCTTGTGTTGATTTTTCCAGTTCAGCCTgtagatgaagaagatgaaaaaatgattattcaGATAACCTTCATATCAAGCTTTCCTCAGAAGTGCAAGAATGGGAAGAATGAAAAGTGAAGGTAATGATTATTGATACCAGGGCATCTTTCAGATCAGCTAAGGCAAACTCTAGACGCTTGTGACAATCGGGAACCATCATCCTTGATTCAGCCAGCACATTTTCCTAATTATAATGAGAATGCTAATTGTAAAATCGTAATAAAATACTTAaccaattgaagaagaagatttgtATGATGATGGCATTACATCCAATCTCCATTAtcctaaataaaattttagtcgTTTTGATTCTATATCTAGAATAAAGTTCAACGGCAACAAGAAATTTAAAGGCTTAAAAACAATTGCTAAAGTCCTACCCTGAAAACCATCTCTAAGTTCCAAattcaacaatattattattcttttttttagtttaaaacgCTTATCTTTAAGCTCACAAATTTGATTGTTCCTATTGTGTAATGTTGGAGATTTCTGTCTATTAAAAGGTTTTGAATGGCTAAAATCCTTCTTAATATATTCACTCAATGATGGCACAAACAAATCCACAAGCAGTCAAGCAGACAATAATCATACAAACTTTTGATTATTAAGAATGCAAATCATTTACATACCTGTTGTTTAaggtaaaaaatttatatttttgaatgtCTAAGAATTTCTATTTAAGGTCTTCAGATGGCACAAACAAATCCACAAGCAGTCAAAGCAAATAATTATCaacttttgaagttttgattATTAAGAATACAACCCACTACTTACATACCTGTTGTTTAAGGTCATAAGGGTCAgcacctttttctttcatgtcAGCAGTTTTGGCAGCTTCTCTCTCAACCTCCTTCTCATAAGAAAACAACTCCTTGAGAATGCGTTTGCAGGTAGCTGTCTTAATTTTAAGGTTCTTTACAGTAGCCATACTGACCTATCACCAAAAGCATTTATCATGGATTTGGAATCCACAAGTCTCCCAGTTAGGATAAACCTAATTCACCGAATTGAAGCTTCTAAGAGAGACAATATTTTGCTTCTCAGTTCCCATAAAAGCATGAAAATTGGGGCTCCATTATGAAACAATGTTATCATATTCTTAAAGTTTGTTAAGGGTCGTGGGAATTCATGGTAATTAATTAGTACACATTCTATCTTAAACCCCTGGATGCTATTGAAAATTCAGACTGGGAGCATGTTCTCAACGTCAGCTTTTCCACGAAATTTCTTGTATCATGGAGGTAAGTTGTCATAAGCCATTTCAGATTATCTTTCTAACCTGGATCTATGACAAGACACTATCTAAAAACACTTTTCTAAAACAAGGGAGTAGGGGCtgttaaataattgattaaccACTCCTGAAAAAGAGGTGAAGTTTTCATTTCTAGGACTTACGATATCCAAACTACAGAGTGTACAGACACCCTCAAGTATCATCCCGATCCCAAACAACTTACAAATAAACCACCCACTGTCAATGGCTTGATCTTATGGGATTATAAGCTCTACCCACTTCGTTTTAACCAAAATCTTCCCAACATTAATCGTAACCCGCTGGATAGTACATTAATGttctccaaattttgaatctaaagCCGAAACACGAAGAACGTCAATCAAtttgggtaaaaaaaaaattatgggtATTCAATAACACTCTATGAAAACTCACTAAAATTACCCAACACTGCAAAAGTTCGTCTTAACTTCGTGAGCAGCCCACTAACATTCTTCTAATTCGAATTCTAGCATTTCAAAATCATGAGTAAATTTAGCATCAAACCGAACATCTAAGGGTATCACTAATTTGAAGAAGCCAACGTTCAATGGGTGTTCAAAAATCTTCCACAAAACCCAACCACATCAAATAAATCTTACCCCAAAGCCAAGATCCGGTGAGAATAGCGACGATAAGACCCAGCGGCGCAAAGAATAGCAGGGGGCGAGCCAGAAAAACCAGTGCTCGGGTTTGGCGGTATAGACGGAAGAAACGCGGCCGGGAGGGAGTTCGTACGTGCACAGCTGGGAGTCGACGTCCGGCGAGAGAGATAATCGCTAGAGTGAGAGGGAGATCCGGCAAGTTGAGCGGCGCGCAGAGAGAGAGCGTGGGAGGTGTTTTTTCccgtgaagaagaagaacttTAAAGTGAGAATACTTGAGCCAACCGCAGAGCTGCCACAATAATTGGTAGATTCTTTGGTACTTtcagatttgaaaatgtctctTTGGTCCTTCAAAAAAATTGACCCTGTTAGTTTTCTCTTTGGAATGAAGCTAGtagtttcttttcaagagTGTGACactaaaataaaccaaagttAATAGCGCAtgaattaaagtaatttaagaCTTAATTTGATGGAATTTTTCATCTCAGAGATTGAATAGTCacatattttagaatttagtcACTACACGTGGATGATTTGTGAATCAATACAAGATGAATTGTCTTGAAAACACAGGCCTTCTGTTggtattgattgttttttataatatgtaataataaataaataaagcacCCATATACTTTTTAATAGAATAAGTTTTAGGTGATAAAGTGTTGATATATAATAGAGATTCATCTCGTtgtaagaaattgaaaaaggtagaacataaattttatgaatcaATTACCAATTTCATGTACATAGTACGAACATACCGTTTAAAGAATTAACTTACAAACTTTATAAAGAttactgaaaaaaaaattatatttttagaaggATAATTTATACCCTACACCATTCCTTATTAATTTGATccataatcaaataaatgcaCCAAAGTGACCACaaacttcatatatatataaaaaaaaaatccatcgAACCCCAGTGATTTTCAAAGAGCCCAATTAATCCCATGTTCCTAAACTATTCTTCATActaaagtgagaaaaaaatgaaatttaagataaataatgtaaaattgatAGTAGACAAGACACATaatcaatatttcaaaagttaaatgaACTCTTCTAAGCGATGACTGTTACGGAATTTTGTCGTTTGATgttccaattttttattattcttaaagtaaatatcaataaataagtTGCGAATTAGAGAAAATTGAATCACTGGAAATGATGTAAAGATAAATTTCGAGAACTGCCCAAATAGTTGTTGACgataacataaacaaaatctgATTAGATATGTATACGCTACCTAATTTTGGCATATAGGAAGTTATGCATTGAAAGGAAAGGACAAGTTTGGTAACATTAGTCATCAACCGTGGTTGGATCCAACGATTTTCTTTCCCACCCGCAAGGGATGTCCTACCCGCCCAACCATGCCCCCTTCCGCTTATTCTTTAATCATTATTCTCCCCAGGCTTCCGCCATGAAAATAAAGCAGAGAAAAACTCAACAAGTTCCCCTTCTTCCATTCAAAAAACAGAGAAGGATGATGAACCAACCTGGAAAATGGGTGGTGCTTGTGGCGGCGATATGGATTCAGGCATTTGCTGgcacaaattttgatttcccTTCTTATTCTTCCGATCTGAAGGCGGCTCTCGGGATGTCGCAGGTGGAGCTCAACTATCTGGCGGTGGCTTCCGACCTTGGTAAGGCCTTTGGGTGGTGCTCTGGTGTTGCTCTCTTGTATTTTCCTTTGTGGGTTGTGATGTTCATGGCTGCTTCCATGGGATTTCTTGGCTATGGCTTTCAATGGCTTCTCCTTCAAAGGATTATCTCTCTGCCTTACTCCATGgttg
This DNA window, taken from Cucumis sativus cultivar 9930 chromosome 6, Cucumber_9930_V3, whole genome shotgun sequence, encodes the following:
- the LOC101204096 gene encoding uncharacterized protein LOC101204096, encoding MDPQAFIRLSIGSLGLRIPGTSLNSTKPGVNAFSSPCSCEIRLRGFPMQTSSIPLVPSPEAIPDSHGIASSFYLEESDLKALLAPGCFYNTHACLEISVFSGRKGSHCGVGIKRQLIGTFKLDVSPEWGDGKPVILFNGWIGIGKSKNENGRHGAELHLRVKLDPDPRYVFQFQDVTRSSPQVVQLRGSIKQPIFSCKFSRDRVSQADSLSNYWSGLGDGSDLEVERRERKGWKVKIHDLSGSAVAAAFITTPFVPSTGCDWVARSNPGSWLIVRPDVCIPESWQPWGKLEAWRERGIRDTVCCRFHLLSEAQEGGELLMSEIHINAEKGGEFFIDTDKQLRAATSPIPSPQSSGDFAALGQVVGGFVMSCRVQGEGRSSKPTVQLAMRHVTCIEDAAIFMALAAAVDLSIEACRPFRRKIRRTPRHS
- the LOC101210370 gene encoding tubulin-folding cofactor A isoform X2, yielding MATVKNLKIKTATCKRILKELFSYEKEVEREAAKTADMKEKGADPYDLKQQENVLAESRMMVPDCHKRLEFALADLKDALAELEKSTQEKGPEFDDARSTINDVESFLKPIEELCSGSVTA
- the LOC101210370 gene encoding uncharacterized protein LOC101210370 isoform X1, which produces MPESISPPQAPPIFQDQRDIFKSESTKESTNYCGSSAVGSSILTLKFFFFTGKNTSHALSLRAAQLAGSPSHSSDYLSRRTSTPSCARTNSLPAAFLPSIPPNPSTGFSGSPPAILCAAGSYRRYSHRILALGIRIRRMLVGCSRS